In the Oryza glaberrima chromosome 6, OglaRS2, whole genome shotgun sequence genome, one interval contains:
- the LOC127776123 gene encoding putative lipase YDR444W isoform X2: MASTLSSPCHHHRSSYYSHQLRRRCLRLRPAVSNMRAQDLFQFRHNQMSIQRLDTGRELYSHPTFIAGGSRSRVSRSSFMEKSQRKRGPDHLLILVHGIIASPSDWTYGEAVLKKRLGDNFFIYASSSNIYTKTFDGIDVAGRRLANEVLDVIQKMAGLRKISFLAHSLGGLFARYAISILYSTAMKDASQSAACIAPTTEGSEKLECTSGLGAIAGLEPINFITLATPHLGVRGKNQLPFLQGLSILEKIAAPLAPLVVGRTGAQLFLTDGEPSKPPLLLQMASDHEDKKFISALAAFKNRILYANVSYDHMVGWRTSSIRREKDLTKPSHRSLDGYKHIVNMEYCSPISSDGPHFPLQAARAKEAAQSRPNKENTKEYHQMMEEEMIHGLQRVGWKKVDVNFHTALWPYFAHNNIHVC; this comes from the exons ATGGCGTCCACGCTTTCCTCTccttgccaccaccaccgctcctCCTATTATAGCCACCAACTCCGCCGCCgatgcctccgcctccggccggccgtCAG CAACATGAGGGCACAAGATCTCTTTCAGTTTCGACACAACCAAATGAGCATCCAAA GACTTGACACTGGTAGAGAACTTTATTCCCATCCAACGTTCATCGCTGGGGGAAGCCGTAGCCGTGTGTCGCGTTCATCTTTCATGGAAAAATCCCAAAGAAAGCGAGGACCAGATCATCTGCTGATTCTTGTCCATGGTAtcattgcaag CCCCAGTGACTGGACCTATGGAGAAGCAGTGCTAAAGAAGAGGTTAGGTGACAATTTTTTCATCTATG CAAGTTCGTCAAACATCTACACCAAAACTTTCGATGGGATTGATGTTGCTGGAAGAAGGTTAGCAAATGAA GTATTGGATGTGATTCAGAAGATGGCTGGATTGAGAAAGATTTCCTTCCTAGCACATTCTTTGGGTGGTTTGTTTGCGAGATATGCTATTTCTATCCTTTATTCAACAGCAATGAAGGATGCAAGTCAAAGTGCTGCTTGTATAGCTCCTACAACTGAAGGGTCTGAAAAGTTGGAATGCACTTCAGGATTAGGTGCAATTGCTGGGCTGGAACCAATTAATTTTATTACCTTAGCAACCCCACACCTTGGTGTTAGAGGGAAAAATCAG CTTCCATTTCTTCAAGGACTATCTATTCTAGAAAAGATTGCTGCACCTTTGGCTCCCTTGGTTGTTGGCCGCACTGGTGCCCAACTCTTTCTCACGGATGGTGAACCTAGCAAGCCACCTCTTTTGCTACAGATGGCATCTGATCATGAggataaaaaatttat ATCTGCACTAGCAGCTTTCAAGAACCGCATTTTGTACGCTAATGTTTCGTACGACC ATATGGTCGGATGGCGAACATCTTCaataagaagagaaaaagacCTTACAAAG CCCTCACATCGTTCACTGGATGGCTACAAGCACATTGTGAATATGGAATATTGTTCGCCTATATCATCTGATGGCCCTCATTTCCCTCTGCAAGCTGCCAGAGCCAAAGAAGCTGCACAGAGTAGACCAAACAAAGAAAACACTAAAGAATATCACCAAATGATGGAAG AGGAGATGATCCATGGCTTGCAGAGGGTCGGTTGGAAGAAAGTAGATGTCAACTTCCATACAGCACTATGGCCTTACTTTGCTCATAACAACATACATGTATGCTAG
- the LOC127776123 gene encoding putative lipase YDR444W isoform X1, which produces MASTLSSPCHHHRSSYYSHQLRRRCLRLRPAVSNMRAQDLFQFRHNQMSIQRLDTGRELYSHPTFIAGGSRSRVSRSSFMEKSQRKRGPDHLLILVHGIIASPSDWTYGEAVLKKRLGDNFFIYASSSNIYTKTFDGIDVAGRRLANEVLDVIQKMAGLRKISFLAHSLGGLFARYAISILYSTAMKDASQSAACIAPTTEGSEKLECTSGLGAIAGLEPINFITLATPHLGVRGKNQLPFLQGLSILEKIAAPLAPLVVGRTGAQLFLTDGEPSKPPLLLQMASDHEDKKFISALAAFKNRILYANVSYDHMVGWRTSSIRREKDLTKPSHRSLDGYKHIVNMEYCSPISSDGPHFPLQAARAKEAAQSRPNKENTKEYHQMMEEEMIHGLQRVGWKKVDVNFHTALWPYFAHNNIHVKNEWLHNAGAGVIAHVADSIKQQESRKYFRANL; this is translated from the exons ATGGCGTCCACGCTTTCCTCTccttgccaccaccaccgctcctCCTATTATAGCCACCAACTCCGCCGCCgatgcctccgcctccggccggccgtCAG CAACATGAGGGCACAAGATCTCTTTCAGTTTCGACACAACCAAATGAGCATCCAAA GACTTGACACTGGTAGAGAACTTTATTCCCATCCAACGTTCATCGCTGGGGGAAGCCGTAGCCGTGTGTCGCGTTCATCTTTCATGGAAAAATCCCAAAGAAAGCGAGGACCAGATCATCTGCTGATTCTTGTCCATGGTAtcattgcaag CCCCAGTGACTGGACCTATGGAGAAGCAGTGCTAAAGAAGAGGTTAGGTGACAATTTTTTCATCTATG CAAGTTCGTCAAACATCTACACCAAAACTTTCGATGGGATTGATGTTGCTGGAAGAAGGTTAGCAAATGAA GTATTGGATGTGATTCAGAAGATGGCTGGATTGAGAAAGATTTCCTTCCTAGCACATTCTTTGGGTGGTTTGTTTGCGAGATATGCTATTTCTATCCTTTATTCAACAGCAATGAAGGATGCAAGTCAAAGTGCTGCTTGTATAGCTCCTACAACTGAAGGGTCTGAAAAGTTGGAATGCACTTCAGGATTAGGTGCAATTGCTGGGCTGGAACCAATTAATTTTATTACCTTAGCAACCCCACACCTTGGTGTTAGAGGGAAAAATCAG CTTCCATTTCTTCAAGGACTATCTATTCTAGAAAAGATTGCTGCACCTTTGGCTCCCTTGGTTGTTGGCCGCACTGGTGCCCAACTCTTTCTCACGGATGGTGAACCTAGCAAGCCACCTCTTTTGCTACAGATGGCATCTGATCATGAggataaaaaatttat ATCTGCACTAGCAGCTTTCAAGAACCGCATTTTGTACGCTAATGTTTCGTACGACC ATATGGTCGGATGGCGAACATCTTCaataagaagagaaaaagacCTTACAAAG CCCTCACATCGTTCACTGGATGGCTACAAGCACATTGTGAATATGGAATATTGTTCGCCTATATCATCTGATGGCCCTCATTTCCCTCTGCAAGCTGCCAGAGCCAAAGAAGCTGCACAGAGTAGACCAAACAAAGAAAACACTAAAGAATATCACCAAATGATGGAAG AGGAGATGATCCATGGCTTGCAGAGGGTCGGTTGGAAGAAAGTAGATGTCAACTTCCATACAGCACTATGGCCTTACTTTGCTCATAACAACATACAT GTTAAGAATGAGTGGCTTCACAATGCCGGTGCCGGCGTCATCGCCCATGTGGCGGACAGCATAAAACAGCAGGAGTCACGGAAATATTTCCGTGCCAACTTATAA
- the LOC127776123 gene encoding putative lipase YDL109C isoform X3, with amino-acid sequence MEKSQRKRGPDHLLILVHGIIASPSDWTYGEAVLKKRLGDNFFIYASSSNIYTKTFDGIDVAGRRLANEVLDVIQKMAGLRKISFLAHSLGGLFARYAISILYSTAMKDASQSAACIAPTTEGSEKLECTSGLGAIAGLEPINFITLATPHLGVRGKNQLPFLQGLSILEKIAAPLAPLVVGRTGAQLFLTDGEPSKPPLLLQMASDHEDKKFISALAAFKNRILYANVSYDHMVGWRTSSIRREKDLTKPSHRSLDGYKHIVNMEYCSPISSDGPHFPLQAARAKEAAQSRPNKENTKEYHQMMEEEMIHGLQRVGWKKVDVNFHTALWPYFAHNNIHVKNEWLHNAGAGVIAHVADSIKQQESRKYFRANL; translated from the exons ATGGAAAAATCCCAAAGAAAGCGAGGACCAGATCATCTGCTGATTCTTGTCCATGGTAtcattgcaag CCCCAGTGACTGGACCTATGGAGAAGCAGTGCTAAAGAAGAGGTTAGGTGACAATTTTTTCATCTATG CAAGTTCGTCAAACATCTACACCAAAACTTTCGATGGGATTGATGTTGCTGGAAGAAGGTTAGCAAATGAA GTATTGGATGTGATTCAGAAGATGGCTGGATTGAGAAAGATTTCCTTCCTAGCACATTCTTTGGGTGGTTTGTTTGCGAGATATGCTATTTCTATCCTTTATTCAACAGCAATGAAGGATGCAAGTCAAAGTGCTGCTTGTATAGCTCCTACAACTGAAGGGTCTGAAAAGTTGGAATGCACTTCAGGATTAGGTGCAATTGCTGGGCTGGAACCAATTAATTTTATTACCTTAGCAACCCCACACCTTGGTGTTAGAGGGAAAAATCAG CTTCCATTTCTTCAAGGACTATCTATTCTAGAAAAGATTGCTGCACCTTTGGCTCCCTTGGTTGTTGGCCGCACTGGTGCCCAACTCTTTCTCACGGATGGTGAACCTAGCAAGCCACCTCTTTTGCTACAGATGGCATCTGATCATGAggataaaaaatttat ATCTGCACTAGCAGCTTTCAAGAACCGCATTTTGTACGCTAATGTTTCGTACGACC ATATGGTCGGATGGCGAACATCTTCaataagaagagaaaaagacCTTACAAAG CCCTCACATCGTTCACTGGATGGCTACAAGCACATTGTGAATATGGAATATTGTTCGCCTATATCATCTGATGGCCCTCATTTCCCTCTGCAAGCTGCCAGAGCCAAAGAAGCTGCACAGAGTAGACCAAACAAAGAAAACACTAAAGAATATCACCAAATGATGGAAG AGGAGATGATCCATGGCTTGCAGAGGGTCGGTTGGAAGAAAGTAGATGTCAACTTCCATACAGCACTATGGCCTTACTTTGCTCATAACAACATACAT GTTAAGAATGAGTGGCTTCACAATGCCGGTGCCGGCGTCATCGCCCATGTGGCGGACAGCATAAAACAGCAGGAGTCACGGAAATATTTCCGTGCCAACTTATAA
- the LOC127776124 gene encoding mitogen-activated protein kinase 1, producing the protein MDAGAQPPDTEMAEAAGGGGGQQPPAAAASAAGAGAGMMENIQATLSHGGRFIQYNIFGNVFEVTAKYKPPILPIGKGAYGIVCSALNSETGEQVAIKKIANAFDNKIDAKRTLREIKLLRHMDHENIVAIRDIIPPPQRNSFNDVYIAYELMDTDLHQIIRSNQALSEEHCQYFLYQILRGLKYIHSANVLHRDLKPSNLLLNANCDLKICDFGLARTTSETDFMTEYVVTRWYRAPELLLNSSEYTAAIDVWSVGCIFMELMDRKPLFPGRDHVHQLRLLMELIGTPNEADLDFVNENARRYIRQLPRHARQSFPEKFPHVHPLAIDLVEKMLTFDPRQRITVEGALAHPYLASLHDISDEPVCSSPFSFDFEQHALSEEQMKDLIYQEGLAFNPDYQ; encoded by the exons ATGGACGCCGGGGCGCAGCCGCCGGACACGGAGATggcggaggccgccggcggcggcggcgggcagcagcCGCCTGCTGCggctgcgtcggcggcgggggcgggggcggggatgATGGAGAACATCCAGGCGACGCTGAGCCATGGCGGGAGGTTCATCCAGTACAACATCTTCGGGAACGTGTTCGAGGTCACCGCCAAGTACAAGCCCCCCATCCTCCCCATCGGCAAGGGCGCCTACGGCATCGTCTG CTCGGCGCTCAACTCGGAGACGGGGGAGCAGGTGGCGATCAAGAAGATCGCCAACGCGTTCGACAACAAGATCGACGCCAAGCGCACGCTCAGGGAGATCAAGCTGCTCCGCCACATGGACCACGAGAAT ATTGTTGCCATAAGGGATATCATACCTCCTCCACAAAGGAATTCATTCAATGACGTTTATATTGCATATGAATTGATGGATACTGATCTGCATCAAATTATTCGCTCAAATCAAGCATTGTCAGAGGAGCACTGCCAG TATTTCCTTTATCAGATTCTCCGTGGCTTGAAGTATATACATTCAGCAAATGTCCTTCACCGAGACTTGAAGCCCAGCAACCTACTTTTGAATGCAAATTGTGATCTCAAAATTTGTGATTTTGGACTTGCTCGTACCACCTCAGAAACCGATTTTATGACTGAGTATGTTGTCACAAGATGGTATAGGGCACCGGAACTTCTGTTGAATTCCTCTGAATATACTGCAGCAATTGATGTGTGGTCCGTGGGCTGTATTTTTATGGAACTCATGGATCGTAAACCTTTGTTTCCTGGAAGAGATCATGTCCATCAATTACGTCTACTAATGGAG CTCATTGGAACGCCAAATGAAGCTGATCTGGATTTTGTAAATGAAAATGCAAGAAGATACATTCGCCAACTTCCTAGACATGCAAGGCAGTCCTTTCCTGAAAAATTTCCGCATGTTCATCCTTTAGCAATTGATCTGGTTGAAAAGATGCTGACATTTGATCCTAGACAGAGAATAACAG TTGAAGGTGCCCTTGCACATCCTTACCTGGCATCGCTGCATGACATAAGTGATGAGCCAGTCTGCTCATCACCCTTCAGCTTTGACTTCGAGCAGCATGCATTGTCCGAGGAACAAATGAAGGATCTAATCTACCAAGAAGGCCTTGCGTTCAACCCTGATTACCAGTAG
- the LOC127778019 gene encoding dihydroneopterin aldolase 2-like, translating into MAERELIDRDKLVLIDLQFHGFHGVKSEEKTLGQKFVVDVDAWMDLSVAGETDSISDTVSYTDIYGIAKDVVEGPSRNLLEAVAHRIASNALLKFPQISTIRVKVGKPHVAVRGIVDYLGVEILRHRKDVGGDRQELH; encoded by the exons ATGGCGGAGAGGGAGTTAATCGACAGGGATAAACTCGTGCTTATAGATTTGCAGTTCCACGGTTTCCATGGAGTGAAATCAGAAGAGAAAACTCTAGGTCAAAAGTTCGTTGTGGATGTTGATGCGTGGATGGATTTGAGTGTTGCTGGGGAGACTGACAGCATATCTGATACGGTTAGCTACACAGATATCTACGG GATTGCCAAGGATGTTGTTGAAGGCCCATCGCGGAACCTTTTGGAAGCAGTAGCTCATCGAATCGCAAGTAACGCGTTGCTTAAGTTCCCTCAAATCTCAACCATCAGAGTGAAAGTTGGGAAACCTCATGTTGCTGTACGTGGAATCGTCGATTATTTGGGTGTTGAGATATTGAGGCATAGAAAAGATGTGGGAGGCGATCGTCAGGAGCTTCATTGA
- the LOC127778128 gene encoding E3 ubiquitin-protein ligase GW2-like, with protein MGNQVGGRRRRRPAVEERYTRPQGLYPHPDIDLKKLRRLIVEAKLAPCFPGSDDSRADLEECPICFLFYPSLNRSKCCAKGICTECFLQMRTPTSCRPTQCPYCKMASYAVEYRGVKTKEEKGNEQIEEQRVIEAQIRMRQQELQDDAERMKKKQAAALTDVVTTAQVEHCDTGGASTTVKSSGQGSDMLSSQVQHAELLLKTSERLKQMRNNNFDMDPDEVMLVEALWLSLQDQEASGNPTCGNTVSSVHPPRSFEGSMTIPAEAASSSSAFACAVAALAEQQQMYGEASSTGTCHTSRCDILSRSDRSFTEDLSINGSGSSGARSEEPSSNKMHQTREGMEYSNERWSEMAEASSSFTGSDLTTEAGAANSGGSDTGAGSIPDSFEEQMMLAMALSLADARAKASSPGLTWR; from the exons atgGGGAATCaggtgggagggaggaggaggcggaggccggcggtggaggagaggtACACGAGGCCGCAGGGGCTGTACCCGCACCCGGACATCGACCTCAAGAAGCTGCGCCGCCTCATCGTCGAGGCCAAGCTCGCCCCCTGCTTCCCCGGCTCCGACGACTCCCGCGCCGACCTCGAGGAGTGTCCCATCTGCTTCCTG TTCTACCCCAGCCTCAACCGGTCCAAGTGCTGCGCCAAGGGAATCTGCACGG AGTGTTTTCTCCAGATGAGGACGCCCACCTCGTGCCGGCCGACGCA GTGCCCTTACTGCAAAATGGCGAGTTACGCGGTTGAGTACCGCGGTGTCAAGACGAAGGAGGAAAAGGGCAATGAGCAGATT GAGGAGCAGAGGGTGATCGAGGCGCAGATCCGGATGCGGCAGCAGGAGCTCCAGGACGATGCTGAGCGGATGAAGAAGAAGCAGGCTGCTGCTTTGACCGATGTGGTAACAACTGCACAAGTAGAACATTGTGATACTGGTGGCGCATCCACCACAG TCAAAAGCAGTGGGCAAGGCAGTGATATGCTCTCATCTCAAGTGCAGCATGCGGAGTTACTGCTGAAGACTTCTGAACGCTTAAAGCAGATGCG GAATAATAATTTTGACATGGATCCTGACGAAGTTATGCTTGTTGAAGCACTTTGGCTTTCTCTGCAG GATCAGGAAGCCTCGGGAAATCCAACCTGTGGTAACACAGTCTCATCAGTACATCCTCCGAGAAGCTTTGAAGGTTCCATGACAATTCCAGCTGAAGCAGCTTCTTCCAGTAGTGCATTTGCTTGTGCAGTCGCAGCTTTAGCCGAGCAACAGCAGATGTATGGAGAAGCTTCTAGCACCGGTACTTGCCACACGTCAAGATGTGACATTCTCAGCAGGTCAGACAGATCTTTTACAGAGGATCTGAGCATAAACGGGAGTGGTTCCTCAGGCGCTAGGTCTGAGGAACCATCGAGCAACAAAATGCACCAAACAAGGGAGGGTATGGAGTATTCTAATGAGCGGTGGTCAGAGATGGCCGAGGCCAGTAGCAGCTTTACCGGCTCTGATCTTACAACAGAGGCTGGAGCTGCCAATTCAGGTGGATCCGACACTGGTGCTGGCAGTATTCCTGATAGTTTCGAAGAACAGATGATGCTGGCCATGGCTCTTTCGTTGGCTGATGCTCGGGCCAAGGCTAGTTCTCCAGGGCTAACTTGGCGGTAG